A portion of the Natronococcus sp. AD-5 genome contains these proteins:
- a CDS encoding zinc metalloprotease: protein MSYRTDRTSELTFSDKELFDLAVAWITLSVAFALLLAPIHVVNIGIARFATMVGLSFVTVGVAFLLHELAHKVVAIEHGQTAEFRADYQMLFLAIMSALIGFLFAAPGAVYHRGRITVRENGLIALAGPVTNHLLAVLFVPLMLFPGILGLVGHLGVLINLFLAAFNMLPFGPLDGKSVLRWNKPVFAVVFGLSLVLLVGFYLLFGFPF, encoded by the coding sequence GTGAGCTACCGAACCGACCGCACCTCGGAGCTCACGTTCAGCGACAAGGAGCTGTTCGACCTCGCGGTGGCGTGGATCACCCTGAGCGTCGCCTTCGCGCTGTTGCTGGCGCCGATCCACGTCGTGAATATCGGCATCGCCCGCTTCGCCACGATGGTCGGGCTGAGCTTCGTCACCGTCGGCGTCGCCTTCCTGCTGCACGAACTGGCCCACAAGGTCGTCGCCATCGAGCACGGACAGACCGCGGAGTTCAGAGCGGACTACCAGATGCTGTTCCTGGCGATCATGAGCGCGCTGATCGGCTTCCTGTTCGCCGCCCCCGGCGCCGTCTACCACCGCGGCCGGATCACGGTCCGGGAGAACGGGCTGATCGCGCTCGCGGGACCGGTGACCAACCACCTCCTCGCGGTGCTGTTCGTCCCGCTGATGCTCTTCCCGGGCATCCTCGGACTGGTCGGCCACCTCGGGGTCCTCATCAACCTCTTTCTGGCCGCGTTCAACATGCTCCCGTTCGGCCCGCTGGACGGCAAGTCCGTCCTCCGGTGGAACAAGCCGGTATTCGCCGTCGTCTTCGGCCTGAGCCTGGTGCTGCTGGTCGGATTCTACCTGCTGTTCGGGTTCCCCTTCTAG
- a CDS encoding TraB/GumN family protein has product MSDAGDADVPEPPDPDSDGRGSVDVLGTAHVSQASVDDVRETVDEADPDVVAVELDESRYRQMQGGAPDDIEAKDLLSGNTVFQFLAYWMLSYVQSRLGNRFDIEPGADMRAAIDAAERNGSGVALVDRDIQITIQRFWSRLSFTEKLKMVGGLALGVTDPRTIGLTFGAMIGLAIGLVFAAFLAPLLGFGELLSLGVTDSATLQYVGAGGVGIVGGLLLGLLFLPSIESANRYTRGLASDFSIRLLTGAVIGVAGCLALVATNTFVDPFSATTFESTGGYVLRGTVGSLAGLGVGVAVGAALGLVLEALGGDVEEIDEIDIEKMTDGDVVAAMMEEFRQFSPRGANALIDERDAYIAHKLHGLREQGYHVVAVVGAGHKAGIERYLRNPSELPPMESLTGTASGRQFSPLKIVGYLITFGFVAFFFLLVMAGVQNAFLLQLFLAWFLFNGIFAFTLARLAGARWTSAGVGGAVAWLTSINPLLAPGWFAGYVELKHRPVNVRDIQTLNDIIGDADRPMGEALEEMFDVPLFRLIMIVALTNVGSMMATFLFFIVVVPWMGHEVGGVDALMNELIRGAENSLELIRGVIT; this is encoded by the coding sequence ATGAGTGATGCAGGCGACGCCGACGTCCCGGAGCCCCCCGACCCGGATTCCGACGGGCGCGGCTCCGTCGACGTGCTGGGGACCGCACACGTCTCCCAGGCGAGCGTCGACGACGTACGCGAGACCGTCGACGAAGCGGATCCGGACGTCGTTGCCGTCGAACTCGACGAAAGCCGGTACCGCCAGATGCAAGGCGGTGCCCCCGACGACATCGAAGCGAAGGACCTCCTTTCGGGAAACACCGTCTTTCAGTTTCTCGCCTACTGGATGCTTTCGTACGTCCAGTCCAGGCTCGGTAACCGATTCGACATCGAGCCGGGCGCGGATATGCGGGCCGCGATCGACGCCGCCGAACGAAACGGCAGCGGCGTCGCCCTGGTCGACCGCGACATCCAGATAACGATCCAGCGATTCTGGAGTCGGCTTTCGTTCACCGAGAAGCTGAAGATGGTCGGCGGCCTCGCCCTCGGGGTCACCGATCCGCGGACGATCGGACTGACCTTCGGGGCGATGATCGGCCTGGCGATCGGCCTCGTCTTTGCGGCCTTCCTGGCGCCGCTGCTCGGCTTCGGCGAGTTGCTGTCGCTCGGCGTCACGGACTCCGCGACGCTGCAGTACGTCGGTGCGGGCGGCGTCGGCATCGTCGGCGGACTACTCCTCGGGCTGCTCTTCTTGCCCTCGATCGAGTCGGCGAACCGGTACACCCGGGGGCTCGCCAGCGACTTCTCGATCCGACTGCTGACGGGCGCCGTCATCGGCGTCGCCGGCTGTCTCGCGCTGGTCGCGACGAACACGTTCGTCGACCCCTTCTCGGCGACCACTTTCGAGAGCACGGGCGGCTACGTCCTCCGGGGAACCGTCGGTTCCCTCGCGGGACTCGGCGTCGGCGTCGCCGTCGGGGCCGCCCTCGGCCTCGTCCTCGAGGCGCTCGGCGGCGACGTCGAGGAGATCGACGAGATCGACATCGAGAAGATGACCGACGGCGACGTCGTCGCGGCGATGATGGAGGAGTTCCGCCAGTTCAGTCCCCGCGGCGCCAACGCCCTGATCGACGAACGCGACGCCTACATCGCACACAAGCTCCACGGCCTCCGAGAGCAGGGATACCACGTGGTCGCCGTCGTCGGCGCCGGGCACAAAGCCGGTATCGAGCGGTACCTCCGGAACCCGAGCGAGCTGCCTCCGATGGAGTCGCTGACCGGGACGGCGTCGGGGCGGCAGTTCTCGCCGCTGAAGATCGTCGGCTACCTGATCACGTTCGGTTTCGTCGCGTTCTTCTTCCTGCTGGTCATGGCGGGCGTTCAGAACGCCTTCCTGCTCCAGCTCTTCCTGGCGTGGTTCCTGTTCAACGGTATCTTCGCGTTCACCCTGGCCCGGCTGGCCGGCGCGCGCTGGACCAGCGCCGGCGTCGGCGGCGCGGTCGCCTGGCTCACCAGCATCAACCCGCTGTTAGCACCCGGCTGGTTCGCGGGCTACGTCGAACTCAAACACCGGCCGGTCAACGTCCGGGACATCCAGACGCTGAACGACATCATCGGCGACGCCGATCGACCGATGGGCGAGGCGCTCGAGGAGATGTTCGACGTCCCGCTGTTCCGGCTGATCATGATCGTCGCCCTGACCAACGTCGGGAGCATGATGGCGACGTTCCTGTTTTTCATCGTCGTCGTCCCCTGGATGGGTCACGAGGTCGGCGGCGTCGACGCGTTAATGAACGAGTTGATCCGCGGCGCCGAGAACAGCCTCGAGCTGATCAGGGGGGTGATAACGTGA
- a CDS encoding acyl-CoA thioesterase: MTDLMETLVENREMVQPNHANMLEVAHGGNVMKWMDEVGAMSAMRFSGETCVTARVNRMDFERPIPVGDTAFITAYVYDAGTSSVKVRLITEREDLRTRKREKTTESYFVYVAIDDENRPTTVPDLTVDSEEGERLRRAALEGENGDA, translated from the coding sequence ATGACCGATCTGATGGAGACGCTGGTCGAGAATCGGGAGATGGTTCAGCCGAACCACGCGAACATGCTCGAGGTCGCCCACGGGGGGAACGTGATGAAGTGGATGGACGAAGTGGGCGCGATGTCCGCGATGCGGTTTTCGGGGGAGACCTGCGTCACTGCCCGGGTCAACCGGATGGACTTCGAGCGGCCGATCCCGGTCGGCGACACGGCGTTCATCACCGCGTACGTCTACGACGCCGGCACCTCGAGCGTGAAGGTCCGTCTGATCACCGAGCGGGAGGACCTGCGGACGCGAAAGCGCGAGAAGACGACCGAGTCGTACTTCGTCTACGTCGCGATCGACGACGAGAACCGCCCGACGACGGTTCCGGATCTGACCGTGGACAGCGAGGAAGGCGAGCGGCTTCGACGGGCGGCGCTCGAGGGCGAAAACGGCGACGCCTGA
- a CDS encoding DUF7344 domain-containing protein, translated as MVTLDTVFELLQDERRRYTLYYLYERDGPVSVRELVETIDEWEDDPSGYQNSLSTFEEIAVELKHVHLPRTAEVEFIQYDPDQGLIQVQGSPRQFDALITVARLIEKPDQ; from the coding sequence ATGGTCACGCTGGATACGGTCTTCGAACTGCTTCAAGACGAGCGACGTCGATACACCCTCTACTATCTCTACGAGCGAGACGGGCCGGTGTCGGTCAGGGAACTCGTCGAGACGATCGACGAGTGGGAGGACGATCCGTCCGGGTACCAGAACTCGCTGAGCACGTTCGAGGAGATCGCCGTCGAGTTGAAACACGTTCACCTGCCGCGGACGGCCGAAGTCGAGTTTATCCAGTACGATCCGGACCAGGGTCTCATCCAGGTCCAGGGGTCGCCGCGGCAGTTCGACGCCCTCATCACGGTCGCGCGGCTGATCGAGAAACCGGATCAGTAG
- a CDS encoding DMT family transporter, with protein MTRLGGVSLFLLLAALWGLSFPAITVGLEYLPPILFAAVRYDTAALLLLGYAIVRTDDWWPRGRNNLAAIAGGGVFLVAGNGLLFVGQQTVPSGVAAIIQGLVPIFTALWALALLDERLSGVGAAGVAVGFLGIGFVVQPDPNDLLAGDTVARLLVVGQVASVALGGVLVQRAGPDVPRASLTGWSMLVGALVLHVVSFWLGELPGTDATAPAAIGAIVYLGVFSTAIAFVIYFTILEENGAFEAALVAYLVPVVATVAGVVVLEESISGPAIVGFGLVAVGFALLKRRAIATMAGPTIGVGRP; from the coding sequence GTGACCCGTCTCGGAGGCGTCTCGCTGTTCCTGCTGCTCGCCGCGCTGTGGGGCCTCTCGTTTCCGGCGATCACCGTCGGGCTCGAGTACCTCCCGCCGATCCTGTTCGCCGCCGTCCGGTACGACACCGCGGCGCTTTTGCTCCTCGGCTACGCGATCGTCCGGACCGACGACTGGTGGCCCCGCGGTCGAAACAACCTGGCCGCGATCGCGGGCGGCGGCGTGTTCCTCGTCGCCGGCAACGGGCTGCTGTTCGTCGGCCAGCAGACTGTCCCCAGCGGCGTCGCCGCGATCATCCAGGGGTTGGTGCCGATCTTCACCGCGCTGTGGGCGCTCGCGTTGCTGGACGAGCGCCTCTCCGGCGTCGGCGCCGCCGGGGTAGCCGTCGGCTTTCTCGGAATCGGATTCGTCGTCCAGCCGGATCCGAACGATCTGCTGGCGGGCGACACGGTCGCCCGGCTGCTCGTCGTCGGACAGGTCGCGAGCGTCGCCCTCGGCGGCGTCCTCGTCCAGCGGGCCGGGCCGGACGTCCCGCGGGCCTCGCTGACCGGCTGGTCGATGCTCGTGGGCGCGCTCGTCCTCCACGTCGTCAGTTTCTGGCTCGGCGAGCTCCCGGGAACCGACGCGACTGCACCGGCGGCGATCGGCGCGATCGTCTACCTCGGCGTGTTCTCGACCGCGATCGCGTTCGTGATCTACTTCACCATTCTCGAGGAGAACGGCGCGTTCGAGGCGGCGCTCGTCGCGTACCTGGTTCCGGTCGTCGCGACGGTCGCGGGCGTCGTCGTACTCGAGGAGTCGATCAGCGGGCCGGCGATCGTCGGCTTCGGACTGGTCGCGGTCGGGTTCGCGCTCCTGAAACGCCGCGCGATCGCTACCATGGCGGGGCCGACGATCGGTGTCGGTCGGCCGTGA
- a CDS encoding HAD-IIA family hydrolase produces the protein MTGYEAAILDVDGTIVRGEELLPDVTDGLAALEAAGCSRLLFSNNPTRGAAHYRSKLEPHGIDIDPEAVLTSATVSAEYLASTHPDETVYLVGDDRLEAILEDALVELTDEPETADAVLGSFDSDFTYGTLWESLRALEDGAPFYGTDPDVTIPVDDGLIPGSGAILAAMEAVAGREPDAILGKPSSVAAAAAMDRLGTDPERTLVVGDRLDTDIALGIRAGMTTAVVLTGVTDRPDIESSAVEPDHVLESLADVETLL, from the coding sequence ATGACGGGGTACGAGGCGGCGATTCTCGACGTCGACGGGACGATCGTCCGCGGCGAGGAACTCCTGCCGGACGTGACCGACGGGCTGGCGGCGCTCGAGGCGGCCGGCTGTTCGCGACTGCTCTTCTCGAACAACCCGACTCGGGGCGCGGCGCACTACCGGAGCAAACTCGAGCCGCACGGGATCGACATCGATCCGGAGGCCGTCCTCACGTCGGCGACGGTGTCGGCGGAGTACCTCGCCTCGACCCACCCCGACGAGACGGTCTACCTCGTCGGCGACGACCGACTCGAGGCGATCCTCGAGGACGCGCTGGTCGAACTGACCGACGAGCCGGAGACGGCCGACGCGGTCCTCGGCTCGTTCGACAGCGACTTCACGTACGGCACGCTGTGGGAGTCCCTGCGGGCGCTCGAGGACGGCGCGCCGTTCTACGGCACCGACCCCGACGTGACGATCCCGGTCGACGACGGGTTGATTCCGGGGTCTGGTGCGATCCTCGCCGCGATGGAGGCCGTCGCCGGACGCGAACCGGACGCGATCCTCGGGAAGCCCTCGAGCGTCGCGGCCGCGGCGGCGATGGACCGCCTTGGGACCGATCCGGAACGGACGCTCGTCGTCGGCGACCGCCTCGACACCGACATCGCGCTCGGGATCCGGGCGGGGATGACGACGGCGGTCGTTCTCACCGGCGTCACGGATCGACCGGATATCGAGTCGTCGGCCGTCGAACCGGATCACGTCCTTGAGTCGCTCGCCGACGTCGAGACGCTGCTGTAG
- a CDS encoding small multi-drug export protein — protein MALVPLFVDVGAALEEATGALRYALVFLFAAIPVVEILVVVPIAIGLGLDPVATGVVAFAGNVGSVYVLILFYRRIVDWLARRRSGSVAEASDRSTRARRLWDRYGLPGVSLGGPILTGVHVAALVALLAGSRSRAVAVWMTVGIAVWTVLLVLGSVAGFSLLGVV, from the coding sequence ATGGCGCTCGTCCCGCTGTTCGTCGACGTCGGGGCCGCACTCGAGGAAGCGACGGGCGCGCTCCGGTACGCCCTCGTCTTCCTCTTCGCGGCGATCCCGGTCGTCGAGATCCTCGTCGTCGTGCCGATCGCGATCGGCCTCGGTCTCGACCCGGTGGCGACGGGCGTCGTCGCGTTCGCCGGTAACGTCGGCTCGGTGTACGTACTGATCCTGTTCTACCGACGGATCGTGGACTGGCTGGCACGCCGACGCAGCGGATCGGTTGCGGAGGCGAGCGATCGGTCCACTCGAGCCCGCCGGCTCTGGGATCGGTACGGACTCCCCGGCGTCTCGCTCGGCGGACCGATACTAACTGGCGTTCACGTCGCCGCGCTCGTCGCGCTGCTGGCCGGGAGCCGGAGCCGCGCCGTCGCGGTCTGGATGACGGTCGGCATCGCGGTGTGGACGGTCCTCCTGGTCCTCGGCTCGGTCGCCGGCTTCTCGCTGCTAGGGGTCGTCTAA